Part of the Xylanivirga thermophila genome, GATCTAGAAAATTGAATTGAAGGGAAGGCTTTGCTTTCTCTTCAATTCGATATAAATGTAAGGGGATGATATAATGGACAGGGATTTAGCATATCAAAGGGATAAAAAAAACATAATAAAAAAGGATTTTATAAAGAATAGGTATGTCTATCTTATGGCATTGCCTATACTTGCATATTACATAATTTTTTGTTATATACCCATGTATGGGGTTACTATTGCTTTTAAGGATTTTAGTATTAAATTGGGTATACTTAAAAGCCCATGGGCAGGATTTAAATACTTTAAAGATTTTTTTAATAGCTATTATTGTTTAAGGGTAATTAAAAATACCCTTCTTCTTAATCTATATGATCTTTTATGGGGATTTCCAGCTCCTATTATACTGGCATTGCTTTTAAATGAGTTAAGAAATCAGAAATTCAAACGATGTGTACAGACGGTAACATATCTTCCACATTTTGTATCAATGGTGGTAATATGCGGCATAATAATAGAATTTGTGTCTACTGATGGTTTGATAAATGTATTGCTTTCATATTTAGGCATAGAACCATCAAATATGTTAACACGACCCGAGCTATTCAGAACAATATATATATCTTCTGGTATATGGCAGGGTATAGGTTGGGGGAGTATAATCTATCTGGCAGCATTGACAGGGATAGATCCAGCGTTATATGAAGCTGCTACTATTGATGGTGCTGGAAGATGGAAACAGACTTTACATGTCACCTTGCCGGGAATAGCACCAACTATAATCATATTACTTATACTAAGGTTGGGAAGTATGATGAGTGTGGGCTTTGAGAAGATATTGCTACTTTATAATCCTATGACCTATGAAACGGCTGATGTAATATCTACATATGTATATAGAAAGGGTTTACTAGACTTTGATTATAGTTATAGTGCTGCTGTAGGACTATTTAATTCCATTATAAATTTTTTACTGCTTATAATTGCAAATACATTAAGTAGAAAGCTTACTGAAGAAAGTTTATGGTAAGGATGGTGTATTATGATAAATAAGAGGACTACCGGTGAAAAGGTTTTTGACGTTATTAATGTAATTATTATGATTTTACTAATGATTTCATGCTTATATCCCATGTTATATGTACTTTTTGCATCTATAAGTGATCCAAAGATATTGTCACAGCATAGGGGTATACTTCTTAAACCCCTTGGATTTACACTCAAGGGATATGATTTGGTCTTTAGCAATCCAAATATTTCATCAGGATATATAAATACAATATTTTATGTAATTATAGGTACTGCCATTAATATATTTATGACTTCTCTTGGTGCATATGTATTATCACGTCGCAATCTTTATTGGAGAAAATTAATTACCTTTTTAATAACATTTACAATGTTTTTTGGCGGGGGGCTTATTCCGTATTATTTGCTGGTTCAAAAACTAGGTCTAATAAATACTAGGGCAGCTATGATAATTCCAGGTGCTGTATCTACTTGGAATCTTATAGTCATGAGGACGTCATTCTTATCCATTCCTGATAGTTTAGAGGAATCTGCGA contains:
- a CDS encoding ABC transporter permease — its product is MDRDLAYQRDKKNIIKKDFIKNRYVYLMALPILAYYIIFCYIPMYGVTIAFKDFSIKLGILKSPWAGFKYFKDFFNSYYCLRVIKNTLLLNLYDLLWGFPAPIILALLLNELRNQKFKRCVQTVTYLPHFVSMVVICGIIIEFVSTDGLINVLLSYLGIEPSNMLTRPELFRTIYISSGIWQGIGWGSIIYLAALTGIDPALYEAATIDGAGRWKQTLHVTLPGIAPTIIILLILRLGSMMSVGFEKILLLYNPMTYETADVISTYVYRKGLLDFDYSYSAAVGLFNSIINFLLLIIANTLSRKLTEESLW
- a CDS encoding carbohydrate ABC transporter permease; this encodes MINKRTTGEKVFDVINVIIMILLMISCLYPMLYVLFASISDPKILSQHRGILLKPLGFTLKGYDLVFSNPNISSGYINTIFYVIIGTAINIFMTSLGAYVLSRRNLYWRKLITFLITFTMFFGGGLIPYYLLVQKLGLINTRAAMIIPGAVSTWNLIVMRTSFLSIPDSLEESARLDGANDFTILFKIILPLSKATIAVMTLFYAVGHWNEWFNAMIFLRDRDLFPLQLILREILITNDTKDMTIITDASQLGEQDIYKSLVQYCTIIVATVPILFIYPFLQKYFVKGVMIGSVKG